The Macrobrachium nipponense isolate FS-2020 chromosome 13, ASM1510439v2, whole genome shotgun sequence genome has a window encoding:
- the LOC135225318 gene encoding basic salivary proline-rich protein 2-like — MGGVKNQKPRCSYFLTYSTRLAGGRPARPLDPCGQGVGPARPRDATGGPIALCPSPGTPWSGGSALPSRPRDAVAGHPPCPPVAPGRLAGSSARPSPVDAWRAAGPRPVPGTPGGPLPARPRTPAWPLPAPLTGPVPSPGCLAGLCPPVPGTPGGPLPRPVPGTPGGPLPALPRDAWRVSLPALPRDAWRLAARPSQGRLAGGGPPRRWALAGGGPGQDGPWRPEAGGPLDAWRAEVARPVPGTGCGGSGGGPPSPVGRPAGPRDAWRAEPAGSPGTPWRAEAPPVPGTGGRRPAGPPGTPGGLRPPPVPRDPPGGLEARRSPVTPGRAEAPVPGRWSRFPGRPAVPGGPPPPGGRRPAGWTGLAGGGPPVPRTPGGTPVPPARAVAGGGRPPSPGRLAGRRPAGPRDAWRAEARRPAGPPGTAWRAEPAGPPGRLRAEAPPVPGTPGGRRPRLSPGTGLAGLGPPVPRDGLAAGGGPPVPGTPWRAEARRSPDAWRAEAPPVPGTAWRAGPAGPRDAWRSEARPPVPGTPGGREARPVPRTPGGREARPPPGPWRAEALPVPGTAWRAEAPPVPGNAWRAEARRSPRDSWPGGRPAGSPGTGPGAEARPFPGTPGGRRPALPRDAWRAEARPPRPGPEGRLAGGGPPSRPRDAWRAEAPPGPRDAWAGGGPPVPGTWAGGGGPPGPLGLLPGGLPPVPGTPGGPRPAVPPLRE, encoded by the exons ATGGGTGGTGTGAAGAACCAAAAGCCTCgttgttcttattttcttacctacagcaccag ACTGGCGGGCGGTAGGCCCGCCCGTCCCCTTGACCCCTGTGGGCAGGGCGtagggcccgcccgtccccgggacgccacTGGCGGGCCCATTGCCCTCTGCCCGTCCCCGGGTACGCCCTGGTCCGGGGGCTCTGCCCTCCCgtcccgtccccgggacgccgtGGCGGGCCATCCCCCTTGCCCGCCCGTTGCCCCTGGACGCCTGGCGGGgtcctctgcccgcccgtccccggtgGACGCCTGGCGCGCTGCTGGCCCTCgtcccgtccccgggacgcctggcgggcctctgcccgcccgtccccggacgCCTGCGTGGCCGCTGCCCGCTCCCCTGACCGGCCCGGTCCCCTCCCCTggatgcctggcgggcctctgcccgcctgtccccgggacgcctggcgggccgctgccccggcccgtccccgggacgcctggcgggccgctgcccgcccttccccgggacgcctggcgggtgtCGCTGCCCGCccttccccgggacgcctggcggctagctgcccgcccgtcccagggacgcctggcgggcggaggcccgcctcGTCGATGGgccctggcgggcggaggccctgGTCAGGACGGGCCCTGGCGGCCCGAAGCGGGCGGTCCcctggacgcctggcgggcggaggtgGCGAGGCCGGTCCCTGGGACTGGCTGCGGCGGatcgggcggaggcccgccgtccCCCGTcgggaggcccgccggtcccagggacgcctggcgggcggagccCGCCGGGTCCCCCGGGACGCcttggcgggcggaggccccgcCGGTCCCAGGgactggcgggcggaggcccgccggtccccctgggacgcctggcggcctGAGGCCCCCGCCGGTCCCCCGGGACCCGCCTGGCGGGCttgaggcccgccggtccccggtaACGCCTGGCCGGGCGGAGGCGCCGGTCCCCGGACGCTGGTCCCGGTTCCCGGGGAGGCCCGCCGTCCCCGGAGGCCCCCCGCcccctggcgggcggaggcccgccgggtgGACTGggctggcgggcggaggccctcCGGTcccccggacgcctggcgggacGCCGGTCCCCCCCGCAAGGGCGGTGGCGGGCGGAGGCCGcccgccgtccccgggacgcctggctgggcggaggcccgccggtccccgggacgcctggcgggcggaggcccgccg gcccgccggtccccccgGGACGGCCTGGCGGGCGGAGCCCGCCGGTCCCCCGGGACGCCTGCGGGCGGAggccccgccggtccccgggacgcctggcgggcggaggccccgcCTGTCCCCGGGAACGGGCCTGGCGGGCTTAGGCCCGCCGGTTCCCCGGGACGGCCTGGccgcgggcggaggcccgccggtccccggaacgccctggcgggcggaggcccgccggtcccctgacgcctggcgggcggaggccccgccggtccccgggaccgcctggcgggcggggcccgccggtccccgggacgcctggcggtcGGAGGCccgcccgccggtccccgggacgcctggcggtcGGGAGGCCCGCCCGGTcccccggacgcctggcgggcgggaggcccgcccgcccccgggaccctggcgggcggaggccctcccggtccccgggacggcctggcgggcggaggccccgccggtccccgggaacgcctggcgggcggaggcccgccggtccccccgGGACTCCTGGCCGGGCGGGAGGCCCGCCGGTTCCCCCGGGACTGGCCCCGGGGCGGAGGCCCGCCCtttccccgggacgcctggcgggcggaggcccgcccttccccgggacgcctggcgggcggaggcccgccc GCCCCGCCCCGGCCCcgagggacgcctggcgggcggaggcccgccctcccgtccccgggacgcctggcgggcggaggccccgcccggtccccgggacgcctgggcgggcggaggcccgcccgtccccgggacgtgGGCCgggggcggaggcccgcccgggCCCCTGGGACTCCTGCCGGGGGGcctcccgcccgtccccgggacgcctggcgggcctcgtcCCGCCGTCCCGCCCTTAAGAGAGTAA